DNA sequence from the Megalops cyprinoides isolate fMegCyp1 chromosome 24, fMegCyp1.pri, whole genome shotgun sequence genome:
TATGACGTGTAGTGTGTTCTTGCTGTGTTAGTGTTagtgctgtgtggtgtgttcaTGGTGTGTTTAgtgtcttttctctctgccctgcagaTACCATAGCGCTCATGCAGTTCACTTCCAGTGTAGTGTAACTGGCCTGGTGTTTGTGATGGAGATGGTGGTGGAAGTGTAGTACAGCACAGCCCTCTGGGATAGCGCCCTCCTGACACCCACTGGCCAGCAGCCTGCGGGGCCTCTGTTCAACATCACCTGCCCCCAGGGGTCAATGCGTGAGCTGCACCTCCCTCACTGTGAGGTGCTGTCCGGTGAGTAGCACACTGTGCACACATTTATAAGTTATTTTCACTCATTCTTATTCACCAAAAATTCTTACATAAGAGTACAAGATTACAGCTCACAGAggatacagtttttacatgttatacatttaaacagctggatacatttctggatatttactgacaatTTTGTGTTTAGTACCGTGCCCAaagttacagcagcagtgcactaGCCAggaaacaaaccagcaacctttcagttaagagTCCTGGTCCACTACAATACATTAGGTAACATGATGCCCCTCTTGGTCTGATGGCTTAAATAAACTAGGCTCAGCCTTGCCACTGCAACAGTGACAACATCCTTCAGTCTACCCAGAGAGGCAGTGGAGAGGTTTTGTTGTGATTTTCAATCAATGACTCCATACGATTCTTTGTTTCTAGGGGACAAGTGTGACTTTCTCTCAGTGGCCCATGTGGATGGAGACAGTATGGAGATGCTGCAGCCCCTGGAGGTGACAGATACGCATGTGAGGGTCAAAGTCAAGAACCTCTCCCTCTTCGGCCTCATCACGAGACTGTTCAGCTCTACTGTCCAAGGGCAGGTGCTGCTGTTCCTCCGGCAACCAGGTGGCGACATTCTGaacgtgctgctgctgcccaggAATATTCCATTCAGTGAGGTAGATACAGCCGACACACCCTGTCCACTGGTCCATCCGTTTTTGTTCATTCATATGTTAAGATGTTAATTCTGTGTAACCTCAGTGTTGGTATGAGCTTAAATGTTCACTATGTGTAAATGTAGTGTTTTAATGTGGTTAACTCTGTGTACACTGTGTACagggcagcaatgtagcatagcgataaggagcagagctcgtaactgaaaggttgctggcttgattccctactggggctctgccactgtacccttgggtaaggtactaaacctagaattgcctcagtaaatgtccagctgtataaatgaatgatgtgtaaaagaactgtaacctatgtaagtcattctgggtaagaacatctgctaaaatgacagcaattcaGTAATTACACTCAGTGTTGGAACGAGAGCTTCAGTTCTGAAATCTGTCCATCATCCTgacaggtgcagcagcagcaacagggaAACCTGCCTGTCCAGACCACCCCCAACTGCACTCTGAAACGTGGAGAAACATACTGCTTGTCCTGCCAACAGTTTGAGACACAGCCAAAGGTGAAACAACTTAGTATGGACTATCAGCTGTGACATTCACCAGTATTCAGCAACACAGTTATAGCTAGCTTTCCACAATtataagaaatatttaaatgtagaTGATAAGGTCTCATTATAATACAGTagttctttagtttttttttggtagggTGAGTGAAGTGGTGATTTGTTTTAGAAAAATGTCACTGCATCAAACATAATGAGTAATGTGACTTATTCAATGCATGTCAAAACTATGTCTTAAGCAGTGTGTCAAAAATGAAGAGTACTTTGAACTATATCCTGACTCATCAGATGTGTGTAAACCTTCTTAAAGCCATTTCACACATCATTCACTCATCATTACAGCTCGACAATTTTCACCCAGAGCTGGTCTTTCTCATTAAAAGGTTATATCTGTGCTGTCGTGTTCCACTTGGGAGTTGAACCACACATCCAGTGCCCTGTATTTTAATCATTGTAGAAAAAATTCACCCAGACCAGAGCAGTTAGCATGAACTCATTTTatggctctccctctcactcagaGTGCCCCGTTTGACTGTGAGTACGGCCCAAACTACCACCCAACCTTTGAGGTGTTCCTGGACACGTCGGTGGAGGACATGAACCTGACTCTACTAAAGCGGCGATTTTTTGGTTCTGACAGGGAGGTGTGGGTACGTCGTGTCAGACTGCCAGGTGAGCCCCCCATCACGCACCTCCGAGAAACTCTCTCCAGTCAAATAAGAATATCAcagaggggtcaaaggtcactgaaCTGTAAGCAGATGTCAGATGGTGTGTCAATGATGGGAAAATGGCatctgcattaaaataataGTTCATGGTATACAAGGAGTTTGTACACAACTTCAGTGGCAACACTATGAAGTAAATCCTATGGGGATTAAAACAGTCTCACAATGGCTCTTGCACAGCACCATAAACACCATGGTAAATAAACATTGGCACCATGGTAAATAAACATTGGTTTATTTACCATGATGGTGAATTAGTGGTATCTTCTGTGTCCAAATTAATGATATTGCAAGCtggatacatacatacatgcatacatatgggTTTATGAGTAGGGAAAATGAATGTTGCACTTCAAATGGCAGTGTTTTAGTAAAATGACTGATTAGTTCCACATGAATGATATTCTTCTTGTCACATAAATTGGACTGCTTACCACAACAGTAGGAAAGACTGTGACAGAACATGCTCACAATGAATCTGAGTTCcatacagcagcactgcagtgtgaggGATTCTGGGAGATATTTGTACAGTAGTACTACAAAGTAAGGGATTATGGAAATATATGTAGATAAAGTTCCTCAACCTGCTCAACACCACACCTCCTGCAGGTTTGAACAAGAAAATCCAACCCTCTTTTATTCACACACCCAGTTCTGAGAAAACGAAACCTACATCCATCTCTCTACTTATcagtttctttttgtgtgtgcagtaaAATGGCAGCAGCCAGTGTCTCAGTGAAGCAGGAGCCATTCAGCTGTGCTATCTGTCAGGATCAACTGAAGGACCCAGTGACTattccctgtggacacagttacTGTGTGGACTGTATTAACAACCGCTGGGATAAGGATGATAAAACTGGTGTctacagctgtccccagtgcagACAGACATTTAACCGAAGACCTGTTTTAAAAAGTACCGAGCCAGACAAAATGGCAGAGGAACTCAAGACACGACTCcatcctccacctcctgctcactgttatGCTGGACCTGGAGACGTGGCGTGTGATGTCTGCACTGGGAGAAAACGCAAAGCCGTCAAATCCTGTCTGCAGTGCTTGCGTTCTTACTGTGACACGGATCTAATTCGTCATCATAGATTGAATTACAGGAAGTCTCATAAGCTGATCAATGCCACAGAAAACCTACAGAAGAAGGTCTGCTCTCGTCACAAAAAACTGTTCAGGAGATATTGTCTTTATGATCAGCAGTGTATCTGTTCTCTATGTCAGGTATATAAACACAGAGAGCATGATACAGTCTCAGCTGCAGTAGGAAGGACTCAGAAACAGGTAAGAGCTGGAACTCTCAACGTACAATAACTTCATGTAGGGGAAGCTGCTATTTGCTCTCATTGTCTTTTTAAGTATactgtttttaacagtttttatgTCTCTGCTAATCTCTGCTCTTGTCATTCAGAAAGACTTAACAAAGATGTATTTCAGTCATGTTACAgctttgtacattttaatagaagaggagggaaaCTAGGGTGAAAAGATTTTAATAATCCATATTGACAAAGGCATTCACTGATTGTTTATTGTATAACGAAGAATGAATTGGCAAAGGTTTGTTTCAATCATAGAGAAGTGTGAACAGGAAGTGAATACAAATCATCTCTTTGTGACTGTTAATTCCTAACTTTCACTTCCAGATTCACTTCCTGTGCCAGATTTGTTGTATTCATGCATTACGTATCTACGTGAATTAAGCATTTAATGGAGatttaaatgtttgtcatcAGAAAGAGCTGAGGGAGGCACAGAGGAAATTCCAGCAGagaatccaggagagagagaaggagctgcaggatctgagacAGACTGTGGAGTCACTCACGGTGGGTACTGACCAGAGGAGAAGACAACAGCTGGCTGCTGGAACACTAATTTCAGGCTGTCTGGGGTCCCAGTAAGAGCTGAGTGAAAGGCctagttaaaatgtacagccctcctctctctgtgtctcctaacagcactctgcacaggcagcagtggaggacagcgagaggatctttactgagctgaTCAGCTCGATTAAGAAAAGTTGCTCTGAGATGAAAAAGCTGATCAGGGATcaggagaaggctgcagtgCAACAAGCTAAAGGAGTCATTAAGCGAGTAGAGAGGGAGGTTGCTAaactgaggaagagagaagctGAGCAGGAGAAGCTTTCACATGCAAAAGATGACATTTACTTCCTTAAGGTAACA
Encoded proteins:
- the LOC118771496 gene encoding E3 ubiquitin-protein ligase TRIM47-like, with protein sequence MAAASVSVKQEPFSCAICQDQLKDPVTIPCGHSYCVDCINNRWDKDDKTGVYSCPQCRQTFNRRPVLKSTEPDKMAEELKTRLHPPPPAHCYAGPGDVACDVCTGRKRKAVKSCLQCLRSYCDTDLIRHHRLNYRKSHKLINATENLQKKVCSRHKKLFRRYCLYDQQCICSLCQVYKHREHDTVSAAVGRTQKQKELREAQRKFQQRIQEREKELQDLRQTVESLTHSAQAAVEDSERIFTELISSIKKSCSEMKKLIRDQEKAAVQQAKGVIKRVEREVAKLRKREAEQEKLSHAKDDIYFLKSCQSLCVPPGCGDSIDVKLHMPFGFVRTSVSELKQQVRDFCKTEFQCPREVQFQCNITGLVFVMEMVGEVQYSTALWDTSLLTPTGQQPAGPLFNITCPQGSMHELHLPHCEVLSGKRCDFLSVAHVVGDSTEVLQPLEVTDTHVRVKAENLSFFGLLTRLFTSTVQGQVLLFLRQPGGDILNVLLLPRNIPFSEVQQQQQGNLPVQTTPNCTLKRGETYCLSCQQFETQPKNAPFDCEYGPNYHPTFEVFLERLVEEVNLRLFVWNSEIEVWMRRVRLPGATCVIASVGGFEKS